Proteins co-encoded in one Candidatus Omnitrophota bacterium genomic window:
- a CDS encoding GDP-mannose 4,6-dehydratase has product MKRVYLITGASGFVGSCLLRHLVENKEDVHIILRKEAQVWRIKDILKKTKVHCSDLTSFQELKKIFFKAKPTVIYHLAAYGAYPEQTDSDLAFKVNLSGTWNILKAASCIDYELLVNTGSSSEYGFKDKPMREDDCLEPTSYYAVSKSSASLLCSYFARKEKKPVVTLRPFSVYGAYEQPSRFVPTLMRCLYFKKAMDLVNPDIARDYIYVDDMVSAYMNISRLKLFPGEIFNIATGKQSSIKDIVEKAVKVTGKTTSFRWGKMPMRQWDTSCWVADISKAKKLLGFKPQVSLEKGLSLTWEWFKRNHSIYK; this is encoded by the coding sequence GTGAAAAGGGTTTATCTTATTACTGGGGCTAGCGGATTTGTGGGCTCTTGCCTATTAAGGCATCTTGTTGAAAATAAAGAAGATGTCCATATAATCTTAAGAAAAGAAGCTCAAGTCTGGCGCATCAAAGATATTCTTAAGAAAACAAAAGTTCATTGTTCAGATTTAACTTCTTTTCAAGAGTTAAAGAAGATTTTCTTTAAAGCAAAACCCACTGTAATCTACCATCTTGCCGCTTATGGAGCTTATCCAGAGCAGACTGATTCAGATTTAGCATTCAAGGTTAATCTTTCCGGCACATGGAATATTTTAAAGGCTGCATCCTGCATTGATTACGAGTTGCTGGTTAATACTGGAAGCTCTTCGGAATATGGGTTTAAAGATAAGCCCATGCGCGAAGATGATTGTTTAGAACCAACAAGTTATTATGCAGTCAGTAAGTCTTCAGCGTCACTTTTATGCTCGTATTTCGCGCGCAAAGAAAAAAAACCCGTTGTTACGCTTCGGCCGTTTTCGGTTTATGGGGCCTATGAACAGCCTTCGCGCTTTGTCCCAACACTGATGCGTTGTTTGTATTTTAAGAAAGCCATGGATTTGGTAAATCCGGATATCGCGCGCGATTACATATATGTTGATGACATGGTCAGCGCTTATATGAATATATCTCGGCTAAAATTATTCCCCGGTGAAATCTTTAATATCGCAACCGGCAAACAGTCTTCAATTAAGGATATTGTAGAAAAAGCAGTCAAGGTAACCGGCAAAACTACTTCTTTTAGATGGGGCAAGATGCCGATGCGTCAGTGGGATACTTCCTGCTGGGTGGCGGATATTTCTAAGGCAAAGAAACTCTTAGGTTTTAAGCCGCAAGTCAGCTTAGAAAAAGGTTTGAGTTTGACTTGGGAATGGTTTAAAAGAAATCACTCTATATATAAATGA
- a CDS encoding class I SAM-dependent methyltransferase, whose translation MKLVHTSCPLCGSLGDYKVIYDQNFETADINVDTFSARRLPDRVHYRIVKCNKDGLLRADPVLDKTTVEDFYSKSKFNYEKQIKNLTSSYMQALEQVLKRLNQNARILEIGCGNGFLLTELLKRGYKNIFGIEPSKQAVLKADGSLQASIKTSFLTPGIFEKGCFDFIFFFQTFDHVDAPVEFLQTCYDLLVPGGYVLCFNHDAESLSSKLLGEKSPIVDIEHPFLYSKKTIKKIFEARGFVTLKIYSPYNRISLSYFLWLLPLGKRFKEYILKARSGFLNWFLSLNFSLRLGNLCIIAIKPAEEG comes from the coding sequence ATGAAACTTGTGCATACATCTTGCCCTTTGTGCGGCAGCCTTGGCGATTATAAAGTAATCTATGATCAAAATTTTGAAACTGCAGATATTAATGTAGATACTTTTTCTGCACGCCGACTTCCCGATAGGGTGCATTACCGGATTGTGAAATGCAATAAAGACGGGTTATTGCGCGCTGATCCTGTTTTAGATAAAACAACCGTAGAAGATTTTTATAGTAAGAGTAAATTTAATTACGAAAAGCAAATCAAGAATTTAACCAGCTCCTATATGCAAGCGCTGGAGCAGGTGTTAAAAAGGTTAAACCAGAACGCCAGGATCCTTGAGATTGGTTGCGGCAATGGATTTCTGCTTACAGAGCTTTTAAAAAGAGGCTATAAAAATATTTTTGGCATTGAGCCAAGCAAGCAAGCGGTACTTAAGGCCGATGGATCGCTTCAAGCAAGCATTAAAACAAGTTTTTTGACACCCGGCATATTTGAAAAAGGCTGTTTTGATTTTATTTTTTTCTTCCAGACTTTTGACCACGTTGATGCGCCAGTTGAATTCTTGCAGACTTGTTATGATCTGCTTGTGCCCGGAGGGTATGTCTTGTGTTTTAACCACGACGCAGAAAGCCTTTCCAGTAAACTCTTAGGCGAAAAAAGCCCGATTGTGGATATCGAGCATCCTTTTTTATACAGTAAGAAAACTATAAAGAAAATATTTGAAGCGCGCGGGTTTGTCACTTTAAAGATATATTCCCCATATAATAGGATTTCTTTAAGCTATTTTTTATGGCTGCTACCGCTTGGAAAAAGATTCAAAGAGTATATTTTAAAAGCAAGGTCAGGTTTTTTGAATTGGTTCTTATCTTTAAACTTTAGCTTAAGATTGGGCAATTTGTGTATTATAGCAATTAAGCCTGCAGAGGAAGGCTAA
- a CDS encoding lipoate--protein ligase family protein yields MKKFKLIRSGLQSASFNMALDEKIFNQYLEDRIPVFRVYGWKNPSFTYGFSQTPDDEINLDRCIACNVEVVKRITGGGILFHWHEITYSFACSKEDINEPEGLLVGYRSICRFLLDFYKKLNLEAKFSVELDSFLNKNFPHELCCASHEKYDVTISGKKIGGNAQKRKRDCIFQHGSIPFSIDWKLLESYLKKMPLGIKENVTSLSEQFSSLPERNILEDKLIDSFSDNFGVEFYETSLVK; encoded by the coding sequence ATGAAAAAATTTAAATTAATAAGGTCGGGTTTACAAAGTGCCAGTTTTAATATGGCGCTTGATGAAAAGATCTTTAATCAATATCTAGAAGATCGTATCCCAGTATTCCGTGTATATGGATGGAAGAATCCTTCTTTTACTTATGGATTCTCTCAAACTCCCGATGATGAAATTAATCTTGATAGGTGCATAGCTTGTAATGTAGAGGTGGTAAAAAGAATTACTGGCGGCGGGATACTTTTTCATTGGCATGAGATTACCTATAGCTTTGCTTGTTCTAAAGAGGATATCAATGAGCCAGAGGGCCTGCTTGTGGGGTATCGCAGTATTTGCCGATTTCTTTTAGATTTTTATAAAAAACTTAATCTAGAGGCAAAATTTTCTGTAGAGCTTGATAGCTTCCTTAATAAAAATTTTCCCCATGAATTGTGTTGCGCATCCCATGAGAAATATGATGTTACTATTTCCGGGAAGAAGATTGGCGGCAATGCCCAAAAAAGAAAAAGGGATTGCATCTTTCAACATGGAAGCATTCCTTTTAGTATTGATTGGAAGCTTTTAGAGAGTTATTTAAAGAAAATGCCGCTTGGCATAAAAGAAAATGTAACTAGTCTATCCGAACAGTTTTCAAGTTTGCCAGAGAGGAATATTTTAGAGGATAAGCTTATTGATTCTTTTTCCGATAATTTTGGAGTAGAATTTTATGAAACCAGTTTGGTTAAATAA
- the lipA gene encoding lipoyl synthase, whose translation MKPVWLNKKINLNACSDMKRLLRESKLNTVCEQASCPNIAECFSHNQATFLILGKYCTRGCKFCNVQNNTPEAVDQEEPMRVAEAVKKLNLSHVVITSVTRDDLPDGGAKIFAGTVLSIRKLSPGAKIEILIPDFKLSDEALATVADSYPDIIAHNIETVPSLYSLVRQGASYQRSLDVLRFIKKIAPEIKTKSGIMLGMGEKEEEVACAMSDLRHASCDFLSIGQYLAPSIKHYPVKEYVTPEKFAFYKEKGMKLGFLHVQSSPYTRSSYMAHEYLKE comes from the coding sequence ATGAAACCAGTTTGGTTAAATAAGAAAATAAATCTTAATGCTTGTTCCGACATGAAGAGATTGCTGCGGGAAAGTAAGCTAAATACGGTTTGCGAACAAGCCTCTTGCCCTAATATTGCAGAGTGTTTTAGCCATAACCAGGCGACATTTTTGATTTTAGGTAAATATTGCACAAGGGGCTGTAAATTCTGTAATGTTCAGAACAATACTCCAGAGGCGGTTGATCAGGAAGAGCCGATGCGTGTGGCAGAGGCAGTAAAGAAATTAAATTTGTCTCATGTAGTAATTACAAGTGTAACCCGGGATGATTTGCCTGATGGAGGAGCAAAGATTTTTGCGGGTACTGTTTTATCCATACGAAAATTATCGCCAGGAGCAAAAATTGAGATTTTAATTCCGGATTTTAAACTTTCAGATGAAGCGTTAGCTACAGTCGCAGATTCTTATCCTGATATTATCGCGCATAATATTGAGACTGTGCCTTCGCTTTACAGTTTGGTGCGTCAAGGCGCAAGTTACCAGAGGTCGCTTGATGTTTTAAGATTTATTAAGAAAATTGCGCCAGAGATTAAAACCAAATCCGGGATTATGCTGGGTATGGGCGAGAAAGAAGAAGAAGTCGCCTGCGCTATGTCAGATTTGCGTCATGCATCCTGTGATTTTTTAAGCATTGGCCAGTATCTTGCCCCAAGCATTAAACACTATCCGGTGAAGGAATATGTTACTCCCGAGAAATTTGCCTTTTATAAAGAAAAAGGCATGAAGTTAGGTTTTTTGCATGTTCAAAGCTCACCCTACACGCGCAGTTCCTACATGGCGCATGAGTATCTTAAGGAATAA
- a CDS encoding thiamine pyrophosphate-dependent enzyme, translating into MDFKKLKNEHKHLRRRIIEISHKKSLSHLGSCLTAVDIIGAVYQAKKKDEPFVLSSGHAAVALYAVLEKQGSLREDSLMQLNIHPDRNASYGIDVSSGSLGHGLGIATGMALGDRKKNVYCLISDGECAEGSIWEALNIAVENKLSNLNILVNANGWAAYKKVDISSLLRKFKGFGLNPVSINTCDPDDIVKALSRNAGTKSVPLLLLIKTKSEQMPFLKGLDAHYYVMSEKDFKFAMEILS; encoded by the coding sequence ATGGATTTTAAGAAACTGAAAAACGAGCATAAACATCTGCGCCGCAGAATCATTGAAATAAGCCATAAAAAATCTTTATCGCATTTGGGCTCCTGCTTGACGGCCGTGGACATTATAGGCGCAGTCTATCAGGCGAAGAAAAAGGATGAGCCGTTTGTCCTTTCAAGCGGACATGCCGCAGTTGCCTTGTACGCAGTATTAGAAAAACAAGGGTCTTTAAGAGAAGATTCCCTGATGCAGTTGAATATTCATCCTGATCGTAATGCAAGCTATGGCATAGATGTTTCAAGCGGCAGCTTAGGCCATGGCTTAGGTATTGCCACAGGCATGGCCTTGGGCGATAGAAAGAAAAATGTTTATTGCCTTATATCTGACGGAGAATGCGCTGAGGGAAGTATCTGGGAGGCTTTAAACATCGCCGTGGAAAACAAGCTTTCTAATCTTAATATTTTAGTTAATGCTAATGGCTGGGCAGCGTATAAGAAGGTAGACATAAGCAGTTTATTGCGTAAGTTCAAGGGGTTTGGTTTAAATCCGGTAAGCATTAATACTTGTGATCCGGATGATATTGTTAAGGCATTATCCAGAAACGCAGGCACAAAAAGTGTCCCGTTGCTTTTGTTAATAAAGACCAAATCAGAGCAGATGCCTTTTTTGAAAGGGCTTGACGCGCATTACTATGTTATGAGCGAAAAAGATTTTAAGTTTGCTATGGAGATATTGAGTTGA